In Ectothiorhodosinus mongolicus, one DNA window encodes the following:
- a CDS encoding polysaccharide biosynthesis protein, whose product MLGFDAIAMVVALWAALAWRYETWTPNLLAQIGGAQWVVLLLVLTLVTAHWVGLYRSITRYMGKELVSMTLQVVVVSTLLLTALMFLSENRLPRTVVFLYPLFLALAITLSRWIARDYLSGGGHSQRKSKKAAIYGAGAAGFQLSLLLEKHPELNVVCFLDDEPTLQGARVNGLPVFSPSELDGLIRSYQLTDVLLALPNITRPQRKQIMDGLEPHALRVYTVPTLEDITSGRARLDDIREVELEDLLGRDPVPPIESLLSACIADKVVMVTGAGGSIGSELCRQILQLGPRQLLLVDASEFALFEIETELLAGEAQEGSEGIIGLLGNVQDQDYMRRIMQRYGVDTIYHAAAYKHVPLVEHNVIEGVRNNIFGTYAPAQAALEAGVGHFVLVSTDKAVRPTNVMGATKRFAELILQAIASQSPDTCFTMVRFGNVLGSSGSVVPLFRSQIRSGGPVTLTHPEITRFFMTIPEAAQLVIQAGAMGHGGDVFVLDMGEPVKILDLARRMIRLMGLSVRSIDEPDGEIAIEYTGLRPGEKLYEELLIGDEVQPTQHAKIMRALESSLDPATLARFINAFDTAVRTHDAEQLRTLLSEAVHGYTTAYPLVDHLTTKKGDRFIFSDVGDASRDTKI is encoded by the coding sequence ATGTTGGGCTTCGACGCTATTGCTATGGTGGTGGCGCTTTGGGCGGCGTTGGCATGGCGGTATGAGACTTGGACGCCCAATCTGTTAGCCCAAATTGGCGGCGCGCAGTGGGTGGTTCTGCTGTTGGTTCTGACGCTGGTTACGGCCCACTGGGTGGGGCTGTACCGATCGATCACTCGCTACATGGGCAAGGAACTGGTGAGCATGACCCTGCAGGTGGTCGTGGTCTCTACTTTGTTACTCACTGCGTTAATGTTTCTTTCGGAAAACCGACTTCCCCGCACCGTTGTCTTTTTGTATCCGCTGTTTCTGGCCTTGGCAATTACGCTGAGCCGGTGGATTGCTCGTGACTATCTCTCCGGTGGCGGCCACAGCCAGAGAAAATCAAAGAAGGCCGCTATCTATGGGGCCGGCGCGGCTGGGTTCCAGCTTTCTTTACTTTTGGAAAAACACCCTGAACTGAATGTGGTGTGTTTTCTGGATGATGAGCCGACATTGCAGGGCGCGCGTGTCAATGGGCTGCCTGTGTTCAGCCCCAGCGAGCTGGATGGTCTCATCCGCTCATATCAGTTGACGGATGTACTTTTAGCGCTGCCGAACATCACTCGGCCGCAGCGCAAACAAATCATGGATGGTTTGGAGCCGCACGCGCTTCGTGTCTACACCGTGCCGACCCTCGAGGACATCACCTCGGGTCGCGCTCGCCTCGATGATATTCGCGAGGTTGAGCTTGAGGACTTGCTGGGGCGCGACCCTGTGCCACCTATTGAGTCTCTGCTCAGCGCTTGCATTGCCGATAAGGTCGTGATGGTGACGGGTGCTGGCGGCAGCATTGGTTCTGAGTTGTGTCGTCAGATTCTGCAGTTGGGACCGCGGCAGCTGCTGCTCGTGGATGCCTCCGAGTTCGCGTTGTTTGAGATCGAGACCGAGCTCCTGGCTGGAGAGGCGCAGGAGGGTTCCGAGGGCATCATCGGGTTGTTGGGCAATGTGCAGGATCAGGATTATATGCGGCGCATCATGCAGCGCTATGGCGTGGACACGATTTATCATGCGGCCGCGTATAAGCATGTGCCACTGGTTGAGCATAACGTCATCGAGGGCGTGCGCAACAATATCTTCGGTACCTACGCGCCGGCGCAGGCGGCTTTGGAGGCCGGAGTGGGGCATTTTGTGCTGGTATCGACGGATAAAGCCGTGCGTCCCACGAATGTGATGGGCGCCACCAAACGCTTTGCTGAACTGATTTTGCAGGCGATAGCCAGCCAGTCGCCGGACACTTGCTTCACCATGGTGCGCTTCGGCAATGTTTTGGGCTCCTCGGGCTCTGTGGTGCCGTTATTTCGGTCGCAGATCCGCAGCGGTGGTCCGGTCACACTGACGCACCCTGAGATCACGCGCTTTTTCATGACGATCCCCGAGGCCGCGCAGCTGGTGATCCAGGCAGGTGCGATGGGGCATGGCGGTGATGTATTCGTGTTGGACATGGGCGAGCCGGTGAAGATTCTCGATCTGGCGCGTCGCATGATCCGCTTGATGGGCTTGAGTGTGCGCTCGATCGATGAGCCCGATGGTGAGATCGCCATTGAATACACGGGCCTTCGACCCGGCGAAAAGCTCTATGAAGAGCTTTTGATTGGCGATGAGGTGCAGCCGACGCAGCATGCCAAGATCATGCGCGCACTAGAGTCGAGCCTGGACCCGGCCACCCTCGCGCGCTTCATCAACGCCTTCGACACAGCGGTGCGCACCCACGACGCCGAGCAGCTGCGCACCCTGCTCAGCGAGGCCGTGCACGGCTATACCACCGCGTATCCGCTCGTCGACCACCTCACCACCAAAAAAGGGGACAGATTTATTTTTTCCGATGTCGGTGACGCGTCGCGCGACACGAAGATTTAG
- a CDS encoding Wzz/FepE/Etk N-terminal domain-containing protein, giving the protein MSAQNTPPATYDDEIDLYELWEMLVSRKWTAIGTALVIFLSGIGYALTQPTLYEYQTIITVAQAPDPVRPPADAVFHFSEVVFPEKLSGVDLGVSIQRQGDNRLVLKTTAQLDQAEQVRDLHQSAVNEIADYYLPTFTARVNARLSEKQARGALLSENIQALEAERRQQLRIMDERQDAFAMLALQRVSLIDQQLISLRQSVQGVEQSINQFLNEASRDTELDYLALRSGPVGTQPRLIIALAAVLGVMLGIFLVFVTQFFANARKAR; this is encoded by the coding sequence ATGTCCGCACAGAATACGCCTCCTGCTACTTATGACGATGAGATTGACCTCTATGAGCTATGGGAGATGTTGGTCTCCCGCAAGTGGACGGCGATTGGCACTGCCTTGGTGATATTTCTGAGTGGGATTGGCTATGCGCTGACCCAGCCGACGCTGTATGAGTATCAGACAATTATTACTGTCGCGCAGGCGCCCGATCCGGTGCGGCCACCCGCTGATGCGGTGTTTCATTTTTCTGAGGTTGTATTTCCGGAAAAACTCTCTGGTGTCGATCTTGGGGTTTCGATCCAAAGACAAGGTGACAATCGCCTCGTTTTGAAAACAACAGCGCAACTCGATCAAGCTGAGCAAGTGCGGGATTTGCATCAGTCAGCAGTCAACGAGATTGCGGATTATTACCTCCCCACATTTACTGCACGGGTAAATGCTCGTCTCAGTGAGAAGCAGGCGCGCGGAGCACTCCTTAGCGAGAATATCCAAGCTCTTGAAGCAGAGCGTCGGCAACAATTGCGGATTATGGATGAGCGTCAAGACGCCTTCGCCATGCTGGCTCTGCAGAGAGTCTCCCTTATTGACCAACAATTGATTAGCTTGAGGCAGTCGGTGCAGGGCGTTGAGCAATCGATAAACCAGTTTCTTAATGAGGCATCTCGAGATACAGAGTTAGACTACTTGGCGTTGCGCAGCGGGCCCGTCGGGACGCAACCTCGGCTCATCATAGCTTTGGCGGCCGTGCTTGGGGTGATGCTGGGTATCTTCCTAGTTTTCGTGACACAGTTTTTCGCCAACGCACGAAAAGCGAGGTAA